The following proteins come from a genomic window of Nitrospiria bacterium:
- a CDS encoding DNA methyltransferase: protein MNFGGKLKSLRKTKGFSILQLAKKLGVDKSYISQLEHSKGKPSEKFIKKISKIFSINQTELSILAGKIPKEIQNMLHENPAIAPFVLKEEVEIYKRKPPSSPPKKLTPIFQTSLGELYNTDCLSLLSSLPENSVDCIFADPPFNLGKNYGSKVNDQLEKYDYLGWCYGWLEECCRILKPNGSLFVYNLPKWNIHISSYLDKFLTFRHWITVDIKFSLPVPKRLYPSHYSLLYFIKGRLPKTFHPSRLPMETCRHCGGEIKDYGGYKDKMNPKGVNLTDVWNDIPPVRHAKFKTRGANELSIKLLDRVLDIATEEGDLVMDPFGGSGTTYIVAEMKGRRWIGSEIESCKPIIERFKKIREQQEHLEKIRKNLNRLFTEEALKLRKRSGHSTYKYRLTEDEPKRVPNQINFLDQIFK from the coding sequence ATGAATTTTGGGGGGAAACTTAAATCGCTTAGGAAAACAAAGGGGTTTAGCATACTTCAACTCGCAAAGAAATTGGGGGTGGATAAATCTTATATAAGCCAACTTGAACACTCGAAAGGGAAGCCATCTGAAAAATTCATAAAAAAAATATCAAAAATTTTCTCAATCAATCAAACCGAGCTTTCAATTCTGGCCGGGAAGATTCCAAAAGAAATCCAGAATATGCTTCATGAGAACCCTGCCATCGCCCCTTTTGTATTAAAAGAAGAAGTGGAGATTTATAAAAGAAAACCCCCCTCTTCTCCTCCTAAAAAATTAACCCCTATTTTTCAAACCTCTCTAGGTGAGCTTTATAATACAGATTGTCTTAGTTTATTGAGCAGCCTCCCGGAAAACTCCGTTGACTGTATTTTTGCGGATCCACCTTTTAATTTAGGAAAAAATTATGGGAGTAAGGTTAACGATCAATTAGAGAAATACGACTATCTAGGCTGGTGCTATGGATGGTTAGAAGAATGTTGCAGGATACTGAAACCTAATGGTTCCCTGTTTGTTTATAACCTCCCTAAGTGGAACATCCATATTTCCTCTTATCTGGATAAATTCCTGACTTTCCGACATTGGATAACTGTTGATATTAAATTTAGTCTACCGGTGCCAAAAAGGCTCTATCCCTCACATTACAGTCTGCTTTACTTCATTAAGGGACGCTTACCAAAAACCTTTCATCCTTCTCGATTACCAATGGAGACCTGTAGGCACTGCGGGGGAGAAATAAAAGACTATGGGGGATACAAGGACAAAATGAACCCAAAAGGTGTCAACCTGACAGATGTTTGGAATGATATTCCTCCAGTTCGTCACGCGAAATTTAAAACCAGAGGGGCAAATGAATTATCAATTAAGCTGTTGGATAGAGTCTTAGATATTGCCACAGAGGAGGGAGATCTGGTTATGGACCCGTTTGGGGGCTCGGGAACAACATATATCGTAGCCGAGATGAAGGGGAGAAGATGGATTGGATCCGAAATTGAGAGTTGTAAACCAATTATAGAAAGATTCAAAAAAATAAGGGAACAACAGGAACATTTAGAAAAAATAAGAAAGAATCTTAATCGGTTGTTTACTGAAGAGGCCTTGAAATTACGAAAACGTTCAGGGCATTCAACCTATAAATATCGCCTCACAGAGGATGAACCGAAAAGAGTCCCAAACCAAATAAACTTTTTGGACCAAATTTTCAAATAA
- a CDS encoding DUF2971 domain-containing protein, protein MNISDSEKSIISQLKEEILSKWSVYHKEFPNVLFHYTSADGLIGILSSKSIWMTDLRYMNDSSELQYSRSLIETRLKSRSNDSNLNEIQREFIKRIVQTFDPFSNRFSVFATCFCEDGNLLSQWRGYRGEGGGYAIGIDFLHTIRFIERRCVLRKVIYDVSDQTRLVDETIGAFLNSLSTSTTGKGLEDVTSTLLPEYCQAFSLTVGEYLFCFKHPDFHQEREWRLVYFSSVDLLFDRGQSTDLPFFRSYKGNVIPYYTVSFENAIKASVDDVYGIPFPIVELVIGPTISSDLNQQSLKMIISSLNPDVVVNIKRSEIPLRWL, encoded by the coding sequence ATGAACATTTCAGATTCAGAAAAAAGCATTATTTCGCAACTGAAAGAGGAAATACTATCTAAATGGAGTGTTTATCATAAAGAATTTCCAAATGTATTATTCCATTACACATCAGCAGATGGGTTAATTGGAATTTTATCAAGTAAGAGTATATGGATGACCGATCTCAGGTATATGAATGACTCATCTGAATTACAATACTCCAGATCATTAATAGAAACCCGACTAAAGTCGAGGTCCAATGACTCCAACCTAAATGAAATTCAGAGAGAGTTTATTAAAAGAATTGTACAGACTTTTGATCCTTTTTCTAATAGATTTTCTGTCTTCGCTACATGTTTTTGCGAGGATGGAAATTTGTTAAGCCAATGGAGAGGATACCGGGGAGAAGGTGGCGGCTATGCCATTGGTATAGATTTCCTTCATACAATTCGGTTCATCGAGAGAAGATGCGTTCTTCGTAAAGTAATCTATGATGTCTCAGATCAAACCAGATTAGTAGATGAAACGATTGGGGCCTTTCTGAACTCTTTGTCTACATCCACAACGGGAAAAGGGTTAGAGGATGTGACCTCAACTCTCTTGCCAGAATATTGTCAGGCCTTCTCCTTAACTGTTGGTGAATATTTATTTTGCTTTAAACATCCAGATTTCCATCAAGAACGTGAATGGAGATTAGTATACTTTAGTTCAGTGGATCTACTTTTTGACAGAGGCCAGAGTACCGACCTTCCATTTTTCAGAAGTTACAAGGGTAACGTAATCCCATATTATACAGTGAGCTTTGAAAATGCTATTAAGGCATCAGTCGATGACGTATATGGTATTCCATTCCCAATTGTTGAATTAGTAATTGGCCCTACAATAAGTAGTGATTTAAACCAACAATCGCTTAAGATGATTATTTCATCTTTGAATCCAGATGTCGTGGTAAATATTAAAAGATCAGAGATTCCTTTAAGGTGGCTATAA
- a CDS encoding helix-turn-helix transcriptional regulator has translation MSNIKKQFGVIVRKLRNKKGLSQEAFADLCGLHRTYIGAVERGERNVSLENIEKIAKALRVSISFMFSQK, from the coding sequence ATGAGCAACATTAAAAAACAATTTGGTGTGATAGTTCGGAAACTACGGAATAAAAAGGGTCTCTCACAAGAGGCCTTTGCGGATCTCTGTGGGCTCCATAGAACATATATAGGGGCTGTGGAAAGAGGGGAGAGAAATGTCTCCCTTGAAAATATAGAAAAAATTGCAAAAGCCCTCCGTGTGAGTATTTCGTTTATGTTCAGCCAAAAATGA